From the Martelella mediterranea DSM 17316 genome, one window contains:
- a CDS encoding GFA family protein — translation MTRYSGGCACGAIRYETDASPVFENHCQCTQCQKRSGTGHGSYLTFPERAQMRITGTASEWSLAGDSGTQKTHAFCPVCGTPVFLTFAAMPDIIAVHAASLDDPDLFRPKVVTYAARAPAWDVAGPGLARFEGMPG, via the coding sequence ATGACACGCTATAGCGGAGGATGCGCCTGCGGCGCCATACGCTACGAAACGGACGCAAGCCCCGTCTTTGAAAACCACTGCCAGTGCACCCAATGCCAGAAGCGCAGCGGCACCGGCCATGGGTCCTACCTGACCTTTCCCGAAAGGGCGCAGATGCGGATCACCGGAACCGCGTCCGAATGGAGCCTTGCCGGCGACAGCGGAACGCAGAAGACCCATGCCTTCTGCCCTGTCTGCGGAACGCCGGTCTTCCTGACCTTCGCCGCCATGCCGGACATCATCGCGGTCCATGCGGCAAGCCTCGACGATCCGGACCTGTTCCGGCCGAAAGTGGTGACCTATGCGGCAAGAGCGCCGGCCTGGGACGTTGCCGGCCCGGGTCTCGCCCGTTTCGAGGGCATGCCGGGCTGA
- a CDS encoding cysteine desulfurase-like protein has protein sequence MNMQTESAPLSNSFPVDEIRSLFPAIAKAGDFIFLENAGGAQVPQSVVDAVTNHLIDANVQRMASYEHSARVDAGLEAARESVAVLINAYRPEEISFGLNATSFIRLVSLGIARMLDERNEIVVTDMDHDANIATWLALQENGAKIVWWRMREDGTLNPEDLKPLVNERTRLVACTATSHAIGTIVDVAAVGRIAHAAGAEVFLDSVHFGPHGLIDVQAWDCDYLVCSGYKNFSPHMGFLWGRYDALCRLPTFKEDFIPDVPPYKIEVGTFPYENVAGMDAAVRYLESVGERFLPSGEHGRRAAIVAAMGAIRDYEMILAREMLSVLKRHGAVIYGISDNDRLEQRVPTICFNIPDLAPKTLSVEMGKMRIGIRDGHMFAPRLMARLGLTMDSGAVRVSLLHYNKLEEIERFDTVLGEIIAAHKS, from the coding sequence ATGAATATGCAGACCGAATCTGCCCCGCTCAGCAACAGCTTTCCGGTTGACGAGATCCGGTCCCTGTTCCCCGCAATCGCCAAGGCCGGCGATTTCATCTTTCTCGAAAACGCCGGCGGCGCGCAGGTGCCGCAGAGCGTGGTGGATGCGGTCACCAATCACCTGATCGATGCCAACGTCCAGCGCATGGCAAGCTACGAGCACAGCGCCCGCGTCGACGCCGGCCTCGAAGCCGCGCGCGAAAGCGTTGCCGTGCTGATCAATGCCTATCGGCCGGAGGAGATTTCCTTCGGCCTCAACGCCACCTCCTTCATCCGCCTCGTGAGCCTCGGCATCGCCAGAATGCTGGATGAGCGCAACGAGATCGTGGTCACCGACATGGACCACGACGCCAATATCGCCACCTGGCTGGCGCTCCAGGAAAACGGAGCCAAGATCGTCTGGTGGCGGATGCGCGAGGACGGAACGCTCAACCCGGAAGACCTTAAGCCGCTGGTCAATGAACGGACCCGGCTGGTCGCCTGCACGGCGACCTCGCATGCGATCGGCACAATCGTCGATGTCGCCGCCGTCGGACGCATCGCCCATGCCGCCGGCGCGGAGGTTTTCCTCGACAGCGTCCATTTCGGCCCGCACGGATTGATCGACGTTCAGGCCTGGGACTGCGACTATCTGGTCTGCTCCGGTTACAAGAATTTCTCGCCGCACATGGGCTTCCTGTGGGGGCGCTATGACGCACTTTGCCGGCTGCCCACCTTCAAGGAGGACTTCATCCCCGACGTTCCGCCCTACAAGATCGAGGTCGGCACCTTTCCCTATGAGAACGTCGCCGGCATGGACGCCGCCGTGCGCTATCTCGAAAGCGTCGGGGAACGGTTCCTGCCTTCAGGCGAGCACGGCCGCCGCGCGGCGATTGTCGCGGCGATGGGCGCGATCCGCGACTACGAAATGATCCTGGCCAGGGAAATGCTTTCCGTGCTGAAGCGCCACGGCGCTGTGATCTACGGCATTTCCGACAATGACAGGCTCGAGCAGCGGGTGCCGACGATCTGCTTCAACATTCCGGACCTCGCGCCGAAGACGCTTTCCGTCGAGATGGGCAAAATGCGCATCGGTATTCGCGACGGGCACATGTTCGCGCCGCGCCTGATGGCCCGTCTCGGCCTTACGATGGACAGCGGCGCGGTGCGCGTCTCGCTGCTGCACTACAACAAGCTTGAAGAAATCGAACGCTTCGACACAGTGCTTGGCGAGATCATCGCCGCGCACAAAAGCTGA
- a CDS encoding ABC transporter substrate-binding protein: MMLTRRHAIMLATAIGLAAGSLSAASAEPFRIGAYPSNPPFEYKNASGTFEGFEVDIATEAAKRAGLEPEIADYGFQALFAATTSGRIDGAISSITITPERLESQSFTQPYYDSDMGIAVKEGVTLSGTEELKDKTVGVLSGSTGAKWVDENKESLGIKSVKGYNAQQDMFLDLGAGRVDAVVSDIPGMEYLFTKMKGFEVAARIKTGEQYGMMMGKDHPQLDAINEAITTMKEDGTMAKIHEKWFGSAAPANSSTVTVFAIP; this comes from the coding sequence ATGATGCTTACCCGCCGCCACGCCATCATGCTTGCAACGGCCATCGGACTTGCTGCCGGAAGCCTGTCGGCAGCCTCCGCCGAGCCTTTCCGCATCGGCGCCTATCCCAGCAATCCGCCGTTCGAATACAAGAACGCCAGCGGCACTTTCGAGGGCTTCGAGGTGGATATCGCCACCGAAGCCGCCAAGCGCGCCGGCCTTGAGCCGGAAATCGCCGATTACGGTTTCCAGGCGCTGTTCGCCGCCACCACTTCGGGCCGTATCGACGGCGCCATCTCCTCGATCACGATCACCCCGGAACGCCTGGAATCGCAGTCCTTCACCCAGCCCTATTACGATTCCGACATGGGCATCGCCGTCAAGGAAGGCGTTACGCTTTCCGGCACCGAAGAGCTGAAGGACAAGACCGTCGGCGTGCTCTCCGGTTCCACCGGCGCGAAATGGGTCGATGAAAACAAAGAGAGCCTCGGCATCAAGTCGGTCAAGGGCTACAACGCCCAGCAGGACATGTTCCTCGATCTCGGCGCGGGCCGCGTCGATGCCGTCGTCTCCGACATTCCGGGCATGGAGTACCTGTTCACCAAGATGAAGGGCTTCGAGGTCGCAGCCCGGATCAAGACCGGCGAGCAGTACGGCATGATGATGGGCAAGGATCATCCGCAGCTCGACGCCATCAACGAGGCGATCACCACGATGAAGGAAGACGGCACCATGGCCAAGATCCACGAAAAGTGGTTCGGCTCGGCGGCGCCGGCCAATTCCTCCACCGTCACGGTCTTCGCCATCCCGTGA
- a CDS encoding amino acid ABC transporter permease — protein MTLVETFFNTEVLAASIPLLLRGLMNTLILGVLAIVIGVSAGLLICVLRLYAPKPIRFLTVAYIDVFRAMPVLVVLILVYYALPFVGIRFSAWTSAILSFSMVMAAYSAEVFRSGIESVPDGQFEAASALGLSFPVTLWKVILPQAIRIVIPPTTSNCVSMFKDTALASTVAMPELLKEAQDAQAFYANPTPLIGAAIIYLVFLLPLVRLVGVLEQRFRRAKTR, from the coding sequence ATGACCCTCGTCGAAACCTTCTTCAATACCGAAGTGCTCGCCGCGAGCATACCGCTCCTGTTGCGCGGGCTGATGAACACGCTGATCCTCGGCGTGCTCGCCATCGTGATCGGCGTCAGCGCCGGGCTGCTGATCTGCGTATTGCGTCTCTACGCGCCGAAGCCGATCCGGTTTCTGACGGTCGCCTATATCGACGTGTTCCGCGCCATGCCGGTGCTGGTGGTGCTGATCCTGGTCTATTATGCCCTGCCCTTCGTCGGCATCCGCTTTTCCGCCTGGACGTCCGCGATCCTGTCGTTTTCGATGGTGATGGCGGCCTATTCGGCGGAGGTGTTCCGCTCCGGCATCGAAAGCGTGCCGGACGGGCAGTTCGAGGCCGCCTCCGCGCTTGGCCTTTCCTTTCCCGTCACCCTGTGGAAGGTCATCCTGCCGCAGGCGATCCGGATCGTGATCCCGCCGACCACCAGCAATTGCGTGTCGATGTTCAAGGATACCGCGCTCGCCTCTACCGTGGCGATGCCCGAGCTCCTGAAGGAGGCGCAGGACGCCCAGGCGTTTTACGCCAATCCGACGCCGCTGATCGGCGCGGCGATCATCTATCTGGTGTTTCTGCTGCCGCTGGTGCGTCTCGTCGGCGTTCTGGAACAGCGGTTCCGGCGGGCGAAAACCCGCTGA
- a CDS encoding GntR family transcriptional regulator, whose translation MNNTGLSRISSRMTVQDGVYEQLRHALMWGQFEPEQVTTISSLAAEFGTSHMPVREALRRLAAEKGLEISRNGSARVPAVSRQRLDDLCRARTALEGLATKLATERMKTAEIEHCLALAREHEALGRDGHVHEMLRKNQEFHFAIYELSGSEILPQMIETLWLRFGPYMRMLSDLVIHQINEGTIHPYSTYHYEMIEAFRRGDAEAAAALMVKDIEATQALLQGMCPI comes from the coding sequence ATGAACAATACGGGGCTTTCCAGGATTTCGTCGCGGATGACCGTTCAGGACGGGGTGTACGAGCAATTGCGCCATGCCTTGATGTGGGGCCAGTTCGAACCCGAGCAGGTGACGACGATCTCGTCGCTCGCCGCCGAATTCGGCACCAGCCATATGCCGGTGCGCGAGGCGCTGCGCCGGCTTGCCGCCGAAAAAGGCCTGGAGATCAGCCGCAACGGCTCGGCCCGGGTGCCCGCCGTTTCGCGCCAGCGTCTCGATGATCTCTGCCGCGCGCGCACCGCGCTGGAGGGGCTTGCGACCAAGCTTGCGACGGAGCGCATGAAGACGGCCGAGATCGAGCATTGCCTGGCGCTGGCGCGCGAGCATGAGGCGCTGGGCCGCGATGGCCATGTCCACGAGATGCTGCGCAAGAACCAGGAGTTCCATTTCGCGATCTATGAGCTGTCCGGCTCGGAAATCCTGCCGCAGATGATCGAGACCCTGTGGCTGCGCTTCGGACCCTATATGCGCATGCTCTCCGATCTCGTGATCCATCAGATCAACGAGGGCACGATCCACCCCTATTCGACCTATCACTACGAGATGATCGAGGCCTTCCGGCGCGGCGACGCCGAGGCGGCCGCAGCACTCATGGTCAAGGATATCGAGGCGACGCAGGCCCTGCTGCAGGGCATGTGCCCGATCTGA
- a CDS encoding glycerophosphodiester phosphodiesterase — MSHNSGLHLELNGRRTRLKWHQLRKRLADPVFSLAVMAEGFAVGASMELDLRVRADGGFAVVHDDTLESETDGRGLVSASRREDLEGVRYAVGGEPLILSEDLARLLSGAHPDTLVQFDMKSDLGVIGSAGLAHLVQIIGANAANIIVSATDLALIAAMRETMPEVARGIDPSEDIWEAWEKDGLSAASDVLDAALAGPTAAGTIYLHYPLVLKAADNGLDMIAASHDAGLLVDAWTFNPARPDEGLTEAEIETVRRLLELGADQITTDEAPLLEAAWRAAGHTVSAPD; from the coding sequence ATGTCGCATAACAGCGGACTCCATCTTGAACTGAACGGCCGCAGGACGCGGCTGAAATGGCACCAGTTGCGCAAGCGCCTCGCCGATCCCGTCTTTTCGCTTGCGGTGATGGCGGAAGGCTTCGCGGTCGGGGCCTCGATGGAGCTTGATCTCAGGGTGCGCGCCGATGGCGGTTTTGCCGTCGTGCACGACGACACGCTGGAAAGCGAGACCGATGGCCGGGGCCTCGTCTCCGCATCGCGCCGTGAGGACCTTGAGGGCGTGCGCTATGCCGTCGGCGGCGAGCCGCTTATCCTTTCCGAAGACCTCGCCCGGCTGCTCTCCGGCGCGCATCCCGACACGCTGGTGCAATTCGACATGAAATCGGATCTCGGGGTGATCGGGAGCGCCGGACTTGCGCATCTGGTCCAGATCATCGGCGCCAATGCCGCCAACATCATCGTCTCGGCGACCGACCTCGCGCTGATCGCAGCGATGCGCGAGACCATGCCCGAGGTCGCGCGCGGCATCGACCCCTCCGAGGACATCTGGGAGGCCTGGGAGAAGGACGGGCTTTCGGCCGCCTCCGATGTGCTTGATGCGGCGCTTGCGGGACCGACCGCAGCCGGCACCATCTACCTGCACTACCCACTGGTTCTGAAAGCGGCGGATAACGGGCTCGACATGATCGCCGCCAGCCATGATGCCGGCCTTCTGGTCGACGCCTGGACCTTCAATCCCGCCCGGCCCGACGAGGGGCTGACGGAGGCGGAGATTGAAACGGTCAGACGTCTCCTCGAACTCGGCGCCGACCAGATCACCACCGATGAAGCGCCGCTGCTCGAAGCCGCATGGCGCGCGGCAGGGCACACCGTTTCCGCGCCCGACTGA
- a CDS encoding extracellular solute-binding protein, whose amino-acid sequence MNIKAFIGTAAIAIAAATSGAAHAEDYTITVWSGGTDDNSLYRVDAIEMAADYLERQAAIRGDDLNITVEKQVWSSWDDFKQAVTLAAESGTAPNIIVTGHEDIGPWSQAGILRPIEDYVDFDAWPLNQLYDNLIDVSSYDGMIWGIPQDAEARPFFMSKPDLKAIGYSDADIDALPGKIESGEYTLYDMLDDAKKMQDEGVVEPGYGFAPRVNNGADYWQFYQSFGGEMVDPETGKLVFDKQAITDMYQFFVDAVEMGVTPKTYLGGEWDTFHTNVATGKYGAWHGGTWHKLQWENQYGLEDFFDTVSFSLIPAGNENGRPNTITHPLVYLISTQGTDNDAAISAELVAVASEPRINALHAVQSGHLAIGEAETTIPFYANDRWASEATEKLLPYANSIPNNADFGIYWEAMFKGLESAWAGTTSVEDAVNQAQATVENGLGDQIIIR is encoded by the coding sequence ATGAATATCAAGGCATTTATCGGTACGGCTGCCATCGCGATCGCGGCCGCCACGTCAGGTGCGGCGCATGCCGAGGACTACACCATCACCGTCTGGTCGGGCGGCACCGACGACAACTCGCTCTATCGCGTCGACGCCATCGAAATGGCGGCTGACTATCTCGAGCGCCAGGCAGCCATTCGCGGCGACGATCTCAACATCACCGTCGAAAAGCAGGTCTGGTCGAGCTGGGACGATTTCAAGCAGGCCGTGACGCTGGCCGCCGAATCCGGCACCGCTCCCAACATCATCGTCACCGGCCATGAAGACATCGGTCCGTGGTCGCAGGCGGGTATTCTGCGCCCGATCGAGGACTATGTCGACTTCGACGCCTGGCCGCTCAACCAGCTCTATGACAACCTCATTGACGTATCGAGCTATGACGGCATGATCTGGGGCATCCCGCAGGATGCCGAAGCCCGTCCGTTCTTCATGTCCAAGCCGGACCTGAAGGCGATCGGCTACAGCGATGCCGATATCGACGCGCTGCCTGGCAAGATCGAGAGCGGCGAATACACGCTCTACGACATGCTCGACGATGCTAAGAAGATGCAGGATGAGGGCGTGGTCGAACCCGGCTATGGCTTCGCGCCGCGCGTCAACAACGGCGCCGATTACTGGCAGTTTTATCAGTCCTTCGGCGGCGAAATGGTCGACCCCGAGACCGGCAAGCTGGTGTTCGACAAGCAGGCGATCACCGACATGTACCAGTTCTTCGTCGACGCGGTCGAAATGGGCGTGACGCCGAAGACCTATCTCGGCGGCGAGTGGGACACGTTCCACACCAATGTCGCCACCGGCAAATACGGCGCCTGGCACGGCGGCACCTGGCACAAGCTGCAGTGGGAAAACCAGTACGGCCTCGAGGATTTCTTCGACACCGTCTCGTTCTCGTTGATCCCGGCCGGCAATGAAAACGGCAGGCCGAACACCATCACCCATCCGCTGGTCTACCTGATCTCGACCCAGGGCACCGATAATGACGCGGCGATCTCCGCCGAGCTTGTCGCCGTTGCGTCCGAGCCGCGCATCAACGCGCTGCATGCGGTCCAGTCCGGCCATCTGGCGATCGGCGAAGCCGAGACGACCATTCCGTTCTACGCCAATGACCGCTGGGCCAGCGAAGCCACCGAAAAGCTGCTCCCCTACGCCAACTCGATCCCGAACAATGCCGATTTCGGCATCTACTGGGAAGCCATGTTCAAGGGCCTGGAATCGGCCTGGGCCGGCACGACCTCGGTCGAAGACGCCGTCAATCAGGCTCAGGCGACGGTCGAAAACGGCCTCGGCGACCAGATCATCATTCGCTGA
- a CDS encoding carbohydrate ABC transporter permease translates to MLSPALLFLLAFFFAPVVLTAVFSFTNMTSATGITGGAYVISPNTLRNLEWQGMDKAVTESLSGTSITVDEAALSRAAEAGVDPDFLDDIESRLMGAHFEDARSFERELKTLPNRPRRIRDLKLAAEPFGQSILNTRFATRDQAVTAIDAVAPDLTEDQRDAVLTQSYTGWVWTTDNFRRLATTPATGRLLTNTALYVGLTLSIFNVGLGLFLAIAIFYMPKASGSVFSVLWLLPRITPVVLYAVMWRWFTWDDGFLATIAAHLGLPSFNYMKGSVPTAWATIITLNGFIGASFGMILFSGALRAIPVQQLWASEVDGANRWQQVRKIILPQLKWPILFVTCYQSLSLLSSYQEIWLTTNGGPGNTTNVWALEAFRIALSNFTGNLEYGLGAAMALVLVVVGLALSIIFLRLFKFGEMLEKPKIEF, encoded by the coding sequence ATGCTGTCGCCGGCGCTTCTGTTTCTGCTCGCCTTCTTCTTCGCACCCGTGGTGCTGACGGCGGTCTTTTCCTTCACCAACATGACCAGCGCGACCGGCATTACCGGCGGCGCTTACGTGATCAGCCCCAACACGCTGCGCAATCTCGAATGGCAGGGCATGGACAAGGCCGTGACCGAGAGCCTCAGCGGCACGTCGATCACCGTCGACGAAGCGGCGCTTTCCCGCGCAGCCGAAGCCGGCGTCGACCCGGATTTTCTGGACGATATCGAAAGCCGCCTGATGGGCGCGCATTTCGAGGATGCCCGCAGCTTCGAACGCGAGTTGAAGACGCTGCCTAACCGCCCGCGTCGCATCCGCGACCTCAAGCTGGCCGCTGAACCTTTCGGCCAGTCGATCCTCAATACCCGCTTTGCAACGCGCGACCAGGCGGTGACGGCGATCGATGCGGTCGCGCCGGACCTGACCGAAGACCAGCGCGACGCGGTTCTGACCCAATCCTATACCGGCTGGGTCTGGACCACGGACAATTTCAGACGGCTTGCAACGACGCCGGCAACCGGGCGACTTCTGACCAACACCGCGCTTTATGTCGGCCTGACGCTTTCGATCTTCAATGTCGGGCTCGGCCTGTTCCTGGCAATCGCGATCTTCTACATGCCCAAGGCCAGTGGTTCGGTGTTCAGCGTGCTCTGGCTTCTGCCGCGCATCACGCCGGTCGTGCTCTACGCGGTCATGTGGCGGTGGTTCACGTGGGATGACGGGTTTCTGGCGACAATCGCCGCCCATCTCGGCCTCCCCTCCTTCAATTACATGAAAGGCTCCGTGCCGACGGCCTGGGCGACGATCATCACCCTCAACGGCTTCATCGGTGCTTCCTTCGGCATGATCCTGTTCAGCGGCGCGCTCCGGGCAATCCCCGTACAGCAGCTTTGGGCGAGCGAGGTCGACGGCGCGAACCGTTGGCAGCAGGTCCGCAAGATCATCCTGCCGCAGTTGAAATGGCCGATCCTGTTCGTGACCTGCTATCAGTCGCTGTCGCTGCTGTCGTCCTATCAGGAGATATGGCTGACGACCAATGGCGGTCCAGGCAACACCACCAATGTGTGGGCGTTGGAAGCCTTCCGGATCGCGCTGTCGAACTTCACCGGCAATCTCGAATATGGCCTCGGCGCTGCCATGGCGCTGGTGCTGGTCGTCGTCGGCCTCGCGCTTTCCATCATTTTCCTCCGACTCTTCAAGTTCGGGGAAATGCTGGAAAAGCCGAAGATCGAATTTTAA
- a CDS encoding carbohydrate ABC transporter permease — translation MSRNFAAWPLILVLGLLSLPLVIMYAFVFIDSFTNSPPGSMIPDEFTLEHWQFLIDPSIAGNVWSATLNTLIFACSIGAIVVSLSSMGGYALSRLNMPFRQFFLAGIMVMHAFPSVTLIIGVFLVLQFIGLYDTLIGVVFVKASLMLPFGIWIMKGFYDTVPWEIEMAGVQDGASRFTVWRRLILPQVKPGLIALVVFSFLDAWGEYVLPRILAPTADYRVLSVYLERVSQKDSITYDFNLFKAVGLYYTLPVIILFIIFQNRLMNIFSGGTKG, via the coding sequence ATGTCACGCAATTTCGCTGCCTGGCCGCTCATTCTGGTGCTGGGGCTGCTCAGTCTCCCGCTGGTGATCATGTATGCCTTCGTATTCATCGACAGCTTCACGAATTCGCCACCGGGCTCGATGATCCCCGACGAGTTCACGCTCGAACACTGGCAGTTCCTGATCGACCCCTCGATTGCCGGCAATGTCTGGTCGGCCACCCTCAACACGCTGATCTTCGCCTGCTCGATCGGCGCGATCGTGGTGTCGCTGTCCTCCATGGGCGGTTATGCGCTTTCGCGCCTGAACATGCCGTTCCGGCAGTTCTTCCTGGCCGGCATCATGGTGATGCACGCCTTCCCCTCGGTGACGCTGATCATCGGGGTGTTTCTGGTCCTGCAGTTCATCGGTCTATACGACACGCTGATCGGCGTGGTCTTCGTCAAGGCATCGCTGATGCTGCCCTTCGGCATCTGGATCATGAAGGGGTTTTACGACACCGTGCCCTGGGAGATCGAGATGGCGGGCGTTCAGGACGGCGCCTCGCGCTTCACCGTCTGGCGCCGGCTGATCCTGCCGCAGGTCAAGCCCGGCCTGATCGCCCTCGTCGTGTTCTCCTTCCTCGATGCCTGGGGCGAATATGTGCTGCCGCGCATTCTGGCTCCCACGGCGGATTACCGGGTGCTCTCGGTCTATCTCGAGCGCGTCTCGCAGAAGGATTCGATCACCTATGACTTCAACCTCTTCAAGGCGGTGGGGCTCTATTACACCCTGCCCGTCATCATCCTGTTCATCATCTTCCAGAACCGGCTGATGAACATCTTCAGCGGAGGCACCAAAGGCTGA
- a CDS encoding ABC transporter ATP-binding protein codes for MRIKLENFTKTFDHTTVIDKMNLEVNDGEMLALLGPSGCGKSTTLLAISGIHRINGGRILFGDKDVSGVPSQKRNVGVVFQNYALYPHMTAFENIAFPLEVRHASRDEIDREVRQIAELVHIDRYLDRRPGQLSGGQQQRVALARALVRKPAVLLFDEPLANLDAKLRLEMRSEIRRIQMETGITAILVTHDQVEAMSMCDRIAIMNEGQIIQIDTPTDMYRNPKTQFVAGFLGNPPIAFVNGRAEAGVIRLDEDDVILPMPSNAKKTEDGAPIIVGIRPEIFGSNDGSPVGGRVSFVETQGRENLYDVALPSGAVLRSIQPVRHDIAIGDEVRWGVRPDDLLVFQQDGTRL; via the coding sequence ATGCGTATCAAGCTCGAAAATTTCACCAAGACCTTCGACCACACCACGGTCATCGACAAGATGAACCTTGAAGTGAACGACGGCGAAATGCTGGCGCTGCTCGGCCCTTCCGGCTGCGGCAAATCGACGACGCTGCTTGCCATTTCCGGCATCCACCGCATCAATGGCGGGCGGATCCTGTTCGGCGACAAGGACGTCTCGGGCGTGCCGAGCCAGAAGCGCAATGTCGGCGTGGTGTTCCAGAACTATGCGCTCTATCCGCATATGACGGCGTTCGAGAACATCGCCTTCCCGCTGGAAGTGCGCCATGCGAGCCGCGATGAGATCGACCGCGAGGTTCGCCAGATCGCCGAACTCGTGCATATCGACCGCTATCTCGATCGCCGCCCCGGCCAGCTTTCCGGCGGCCAGCAGCAGCGCGTGGCGCTTGCCCGCGCACTGGTGCGCAAGCCCGCCGTGCTGCTGTTCGACGAGCCGCTCGCCAATCTCGACGCCAAGCTCCGCCTCGAAATGCGCTCGGAAATCCGCCGCATCCAGATGGAGACCGGCATCACCGCCATTCTCGTCACCCATGACCAGGTGGAAGCGATGTCGATGTGCGACCGGATCGCGATCATGAATGAGGGACAGATCATCCAGATCGACACCCCGACCGACATGTACCGCAATCCGAAGACCCAGTTCGTCGCAGGCTTCCTCGGCAATCCGCCGATCGCCTTCGTCAACGGACGGGCGGAAGCAGGCGTCATCCGGCTCGACGAGGACGACGTCATCCTGCCGATGCCTTCCAATGCGAAAAAGACCGAGGACGGCGCGCCGATCATCGTCGGCATCCGCCCGGAGATCTTCGGCAGCAATGATGGCAGCCCGGTCGGCGGTCGCGTCAGCTTCGTGGAAACCCAGGGGCGCGAGAACCTCTACGACGTTGCCCTGCCGTCGGGCGCGGTGCTCCGCTCCATCCAGCCGGTGCGTCACGACATCGCGATCGGCGACGAGGTGCGCTGGGGCGTTCGCCCGGACGATCTGCTGGTGTTTCAGCAGGACGGGACGCGCCTATGA
- a CDS encoding glycerophosphodiester phosphodiesterase — MSGAPGLADFIARYGWPETSGPLCIAHRGASDHAVENTLAAFRLASELAADMWELDTQLTRDGVVVVSHDDHLERVFGVDARISAMTAAELTDLDSVDVPTFAEVAALGRELGTGLYVELKAPGTGLKCWQELKDQDQRYASLGSFDTAQVRELRDAGCDHPLAVLVGMGKDPMALAEEAGADLVHLCWEKDGPRPQDKVTAGLCDRIFRSQRQIVLWHEERADILKDMIDLPVLGICTNRPEMMQTGEASSDIT, encoded by the coding sequence ATGAGCGGCGCGCCCGGACTTGCAGATTTCATCGCGCGCTATGGCTGGCCGGAGACATCCGGCCCGCTCTGCATTGCCCATCGCGGTGCGAGCGACCATGCCGTCGAAAACACTCTCGCGGCCTTTCGCCTCGCCTCCGAGCTGGCGGCCGACATGTGGGAGCTCGACACCCAGTTGACCCGCGACGGCGTCGTGGTCGTCTCCCATGACGATCACCTCGAACGGGTGTTCGGTGTCGATGCCCGGATTTCCGCGATGACGGCGGCTGAACTGACCGACCTCGATAGCGTCGATGTCCCGACCTTCGCCGAGGTCGCAGCCCTCGGGCGCGAACTTGGCACCGGCCTCTATGTCGAGCTGAAGGCGCCGGGCACCGGGCTGAAATGCTGGCAGGAACTCAAGGACCAAGACCAGCGCTATGCCTCCCTCGGCTCGTTCGACACGGCGCAGGTGCGCGAATTGCGCGACGCCGGCTGCGACCACCCGCTTGCCGTCCTGGTCGGTATGGGCAAGGACCCGATGGCGCTGGCCGAAGAGGCAGGGGCCGATCTGGTGCATCTATGCTGGGAAAAAGACGGGCCGCGCCCGCAGGACAAGGTGACAGCAGGGCTCTGCGACCGTATCTTCCGCTCACAACGGCAGATTGTTCTCTGGCATGAGGAGCGGGCGGATATCCTGAAAGACATGATCGACCTTCCGGTTCTGGGCATCTGCACCAACCGGCCGGAGATGATGCAGACCGGCGAGGCATCCAGCGATATTACATGA